Proteins found in one Triticum aestivum cultivar Chinese Spring chromosome 4D, IWGSC CS RefSeq v2.1, whole genome shotgun sequence genomic segment:
- the LOC123097680 gene encoding uncharacterized protein: MLDIQKRRVQLLLFVAGVLALSMTAEKCRELVGKEAASKSGQFTFMNCFDMGSGSLACAGKEGVKLYVNNLRSAHMENVRQRAIEKALADAVIEGLSPAEAAKLAQKVGAKATKVAARQAKRILGPIISSGWDFFEAMYFGGSMTEGFLRGTGTLFGTYAGGFHGEERLGKLGYLVGSQLGSWVGGRIGLMVYDVINGLNYMLEFVRPEEYRSSSYYDSEEGSEYADNYRSGEGDEPTFSETLEEAQQEEESGGFSLF, from the exons ATGCTCGACATCCAGAAGCGGCGCGTCCAGCTTCTGCTCTTCGTCGCCGGCGTGCTCGCCCTCAGCATGACAG CTGAGAAGTGCAGGGAACTTGTCGGAAAGGAGGCTGCATCAAAGAGCGGGCAGTTCACATTCATGAACTGTTTCGATATGGGGTCAGGCAGCCTTGCATGCGCGGGGAAGGAGGGGGTGAAGCTGTACGTGAACAACCTCCGAAGCGCACACATGGAAAACGTGCGGCAGCGAGCCATCGAGAAAGCATTGGCTGATGCTGTGATAGAAGGCCTGAGTCCCGCTGAGGCAGCCAAGCTAGCTCAAAAGGTCGGGGCAAAAGCGACGAAGGTGGCCGCTCGGCAAGCGAAGAGGATATTGGGGCCGATAATTTCCTCTGGCTGGGACTTCTTCGAGGCAATGTACTTCGGCGGAAGCATGACTGAAGGATTTCTACGGGGCACGGGCACCTTATTCGGAACCTATGCGGGTGGTTTCCATGGCGAGGAGAGGCTGGGAAAGCTTGGCTATCTCGTTGGAAGCCAGCTAGGCAGCTGGGTTGGGGGAAGAATCGGACTGATGGTCTACGATGTCATCAACGGGTTGAACTACATGCTTGAGTTTGTCCGTCCAGAGGAGTACCGATCATCATCTTATTATGACTCAGAAGAGGGCTCAGAGTATGCAGATAACTACAGAAGTGGCGAAGGAGATGAGCCAACATTTAGTGAGACGCTAGAAGAGGCGCAGCAGGAGGAGGAATCGGGGGGTTTCAGCTTGTTCTGA
- the LOC123099967 gene encoding probable protein phosphatase 2C 21 isoform X1 codes for MVFILKSFRKANPAMSDATTKCSAGEENDRIKYATSSMKGFRDEMEDALTAVLDLDGYSSTSFFGVYDGHGGADVALYCSRQFHIELTKEPDYGNNLRTALEHVYFRIDKKLKRSDEWKREPADPPVNRTLKNLLRAALCEERYVPPLQEGTTACVALIRGNQIIVGNIGDSRCVLSRNGQANDLSTDHKPDLQQERERIERAGGQVTRDENPQRDITGRLVSVDLGIHRIGGKLAISRAIGDFQFKKNKALSPAEQIVTCSPDIRTVDITDDTEFLIIASDGIWDVKSSQEAVDFVRQRLQSGETDLRAICERLLDSCLGRRMSDNMSVIVVQFKAGARANPTATAEARADEIEVNIEVGQSSSANVEGGQPSNGNEDDDGSVNGCIGCFGRLDMFEAGED; via the exons ATGGTGTTTATACTGAAATCTTTCAGGAAAGCAAACCCAGCAATGAGTGATGCAACAACCAAGTGTTCTGCTGGAGAAGAGAATGACAGAATCAAGTATGCTACGTCATCTATGAAAGGATTTCGTGATGAAATGGAAGATGCT CTCACAGCTGTCCTAGATCTAGATGGTTACAGTTCCACATCATTCTTTGGTGTTTATGATGGCCATGGAG gAGCTGATGTAGCATTATATTGTTCaaggcaatttcatattgagctcACCAAGGAACCAGACTATGGCAACAATCTGCGTAccgcactggagcatgtgtattTCAG AATTGATAAGAAGTTGAAACGATCGGATGAATGGAAAAGGGAGCCAGCTGATCCTCCTGTTAATAGAACTTTGAAAAACTTGCTCAGGGCTGCTCTTTGTGAG gaacgttatGTTCCCCCCCTACAGGAAGGAACCACAGCATGTGTGGCTCTCATTAGAGGTAACCAGATTATTGTTGGAAATATTGGTGATTCCCGTTGTGTACTCTCAAGGAATGGTCAG GCAAATGATCTATCCACCGATCACAAGCCAGACCTCCAACAGGAAAGGGAGAGAATTGAAAGGGCAGGAGGGCAAGTAACCAGGGATGAGAACCCCCAGAGAGATATCACAGGACGACTAGTTAGTGTGGACTTGGGCATCCATCGCATCGGGGGGAAATTAGCCATATCCAGAGCGATTG GTGATTTTCAATTCAAGAAGAACAAAGCTTTGTCTCCTGCAGAACAAATTGTGACATGTAGTCCGGACATTCGCACT GTGGACATAACTGATGATACTGAATTTCTTATTATAGCAAGTGACGGTATCTG ggacgtcaagtcaagtcaagagGCAGTTGATTTTGTAAGGCAGCGTTTGCAATCC GGGGAGACAGATCTGCGTGCCATTTGTGAGAGACTTCTTGATTCATGTCTGGGCCGGAGAATGAGTGACAATATGAGCGTGATAGTGGTTCAGTTCAAGGCGGGTGCCCGCGCCAACCCCACTGCCACTGCTGAAGCCAGGGCTGACGAAATCGAGGTCAACATCGAAGTGGGGCAGTCCAGCAGCGCAAATGTGGAAGGGGGGCAGCCCAGCAACGGAAATGAGGACGACGACGGCTCTGTCAACGGCTGCATAGGATGCTTCGGCCGCTTGGATATGTTTGAGGCCGGCGAGGACTGA
- the LOC123099967 gene encoding probable protein phosphatase 2C 21 isoform X2 has protein sequence MSDATTKCSAGEENDRIKYATSSMKGFRDEMEDALTAVLDLDGYSSTSFFGVYDGHGGADVALYCSRQFHIELTKEPDYGNNLRTALEHVYFRIDKKLKRSDEWKREPADPPVNRTLKNLLRAALCEERYVPPLQEGTTACVALIRGNQIIVGNIGDSRCVLSRNGQANDLSTDHKPDLQQERERIERAGGQVTRDENPQRDITGRLVSVDLGIHRIGGKLAISRAIGDFQFKKNKALSPAEQIVTCSPDIRTVDITDDTEFLIIASDGIWDVKSSQEAVDFVRQRLQSGETDLRAICERLLDSCLGRRMSDNMSVIVVQFKAGARANPTATAEARADEIEVNIEVGQSSSANVEGGQPSNGNEDDDGSVNGCIGCFGRLDMFEAGED, from the exons ATGAGTGATGCAACAACCAAGTGTTCTGCTGGAGAAGAGAATGACAGAATCAAGTATGCTACGTCATCTATGAAAGGATTTCGTGATGAAATGGAAGATGCT CTCACAGCTGTCCTAGATCTAGATGGTTACAGTTCCACATCATTCTTTGGTGTTTATGATGGCCATGGAG gAGCTGATGTAGCATTATATTGTTCaaggcaatttcatattgagctcACCAAGGAACCAGACTATGGCAACAATCTGCGTAccgcactggagcatgtgtattTCAG AATTGATAAGAAGTTGAAACGATCGGATGAATGGAAAAGGGAGCCAGCTGATCCTCCTGTTAATAGAACTTTGAAAAACTTGCTCAGGGCTGCTCTTTGTGAG gaacgttatGTTCCCCCCCTACAGGAAGGAACCACAGCATGTGTGGCTCTCATTAGAGGTAACCAGATTATTGTTGGAAATATTGGTGATTCCCGTTGTGTACTCTCAAGGAATGGTCAG GCAAATGATCTATCCACCGATCACAAGCCAGACCTCCAACAGGAAAGGGAGAGAATTGAAAGGGCAGGAGGGCAAGTAACCAGGGATGAGAACCCCCAGAGAGATATCACAGGACGACTAGTTAGTGTGGACTTGGGCATCCATCGCATCGGGGGGAAATTAGCCATATCCAGAGCGATTG GTGATTTTCAATTCAAGAAGAACAAAGCTTTGTCTCCTGCAGAACAAATTGTGACATGTAGTCCGGACATTCGCACT GTGGACATAACTGATGATACTGAATTTCTTATTATAGCAAGTGACGGTATCTG ggacgtcaagtcaagtcaagagGCAGTTGATTTTGTAAGGCAGCGTTTGCAATCC GGGGAGACAGATCTGCGTGCCATTTGTGAGAGACTTCTTGATTCATGTCTGGGCCGGAGAATGAGTGACAATATGAGCGTGATAGTGGTTCAGTTCAAGGCGGGTGCCCGCGCCAACCCCACTGCCACTGCTGAAGCCAGGGCTGACGAAATCGAGGTCAACATCGAAGTGGGGCAGTCCAGCAGCGCAAATGTGGAAGGGGGGCAGCCCAGCAACGGAAATGAGGACGACGACGGCTCTGTCAACGGCTGCATAGGATGCTTCGGCCGCTTGGATATGTTTGAGGCCGGCGAGGACTGA